From one Enterococcus sp. DIV2402 genomic stretch:
- a CDS encoding carbohydrate ABC transporter permease codes for MFTRKKYVQKTTFRELFKKGDAMTKLSFVIMGSANFANKQWLKGLIFLGTQVAFLFWLIRNGLTALSMLSTLGTQEQGLVMDKKLGIPVLQEGDNSMLILLFGIAALLLCILMIVLYIVNLKSARHLYELKQAGQKAPTTMEDLSSLLNERFHATLMTIPLLGVLFFTILPLIYMISIAFTNYDHNHLPPKNLFTWVGFSNFANVLNGKMAATFFPVLSWTLIWAVIATATCFFFGVLLALLINRKGIKFKGLWRTIFVITLAVPQFVSLLIMRNLLNGAGPINATLMSWGLIDTAIPFLTDPLWAKISVIFVNMWIGLPATMLVSTGIIQNLPEDQIEAARIDGANAFQIFRNITFPQILFVMTPALIQQFIGNINNFNVIFLLTGGGPTNSDFYGAGSTDLLVTWLYNLTLNTMDYNLASVIGILIFILSAVFSLIAYTRTNSFKEG; via the coding sequence ATGTTTACAAGAAAAAAATATGTACAGAAAACAACCTTTCGTGAGTTATTCAAAAAAGGCGATGCAATGACAAAATTGTCATTTGTTATTATGGGATCTGCAAACTTTGCCAATAAACAATGGCTTAAAGGATTGATTTTCCTAGGGACACAAGTTGCTTTTCTTTTTTGGTTAATTCGCAACGGATTAACAGCATTAAGTATGCTATCAACATTAGGAACACAAGAACAAGGGTTAGTCATGGATAAGAAGTTAGGAATTCCTGTGCTTCAAGAAGGCGACAACTCGATGCTCATTTTACTTTTCGGTATTGCAGCTCTTTTACTTTGTATTTTAATGATTGTTCTTTATATCGTAAATCTAAAAAGTGCACGTCATCTTTATGAATTAAAACAAGCAGGTCAAAAAGCACCTACAACAATGGAAGATTTGTCTAGTTTGTTAAATGAACGTTTCCATGCAACTTTGATGACCATTCCATTATTAGGTGTTTTATTCTTTACTATTTTACCGTTAATTTATATGATTTCTATCGCATTTACAAACTACGATCATAACCATCTACCACCGAAGAATCTATTCACATGGGTTGGTTTTTCAAACTTTGCCAATGTTTTAAATGGAAAAATGGCAGCAACCTTCTTCCCTGTTCTTAGTTGGACATTAATTTGGGCAGTCATTGCAACAGCTACTTGTTTCTTCTTTGGTGTCTTATTAGCATTATTAATCAATCGAAAAGGCATTAAATTTAAAGGGCTTTGGCGAACAATTTTTGTGATTACCTTAGCTGTACCACAATTCGTTTCATTGTTAATTATGCGTAACTTATTAAACGGTGCTGGCCCGATTAATGCAACATTGATGAGTTGGGGATTAATTGATACAGCGATTCCTTTTTTAACTGACCCATTATGGGCGAAAATTTCTGTTATCTTTGTAAACATGTGGATTGGCTTACCAGCAACAATGTTAGTTTCTACAGGGATTATTCAAAATCTACCGGAAGATCAAATTGAAGCAGCGCGCATTGATGGTGCAAATGCCTTCCAAATTTTTAGAAACATTACGTTCCCACAAATTTTGTTCGTTATGACCCCTGCTCTAATTCAACAGTTTATTGGAAATATCAATAACTTTAATGTTATTTTCCTATTAACAGGCGGTGGACCAACAAATTCTGATTTTTATGGAGCAGGATCAACCGATTTACTGGTAACTTGGTTATATAACTTAACCTTGAATACGATGGACTACAACTTGGCTTCAGTTATCGGTATCTTAATCTTTATCCTCTCTGCAGTATTTAGTTTAATTGCCTATACTCGAACAAATTCATTTAAGGAGGGCTAA
- a CDS encoding extracellular solute-binding protein, giving the protein MKTNWKKYVTTGLMLGSAVLLAACGGGNSDTQEDANASSNEEPKVEGNVKLWVDRDFLPAYKEIIADFEKEYPDVKVELTEGTSTDAQKDVSKDPKAAADVFMMPHDQLGQMAEAGLIYPNTKYADDVKENNVESAIEGASWKGELYGYPYGVESQFLYYNKSKLSEDDVKTWESLTSKGKLGANFGEAGANYVFAPLFMSNGLHLYGENGEDSKGTDFNTEPGIQVMQWIADQKNNPGVVQSNAETLASLQSGKIDAFLSGPWSKNDVIKAIGDDMAVAAYPTVDFGNGPVQQKAFMGVKLFAVNQQTEAPLAAMALADYISNESSQLTVFESNGIVPSNKAAQESDTVKADAVSTAVVEMTQPTHTVVMPKIPEIVSFWPAMDAVINDTYKGKIKPADYQSKLDKLINDVGTPAE; this is encoded by the coding sequence ATGAAGACAAATTGGAAAAAATATGTGACAACTGGCTTAATGTTAGGTAGCGCGGTATTATTAGCAGCTTGCGGTGGAGGTAACTCTGATACACAAGAGGATGCAAACGCTTCATCAAATGAAGAACCTAAAGTTGAAGGAAATGTAAAACTTTGGGTAGACCGTGACTTCCTTCCTGCATATAAAGAAATCATTGCTGATTTTGAGAAAGAATATCCAGATGTAAAAGTTGAATTGACAGAAGGTACTTCTACTGATGCTCAAAAAGATGTATCCAAAGATCCTAAAGCAGCAGCCGACGTATTTATGATGCCACACGATCAATTAGGACAAATGGCTGAAGCTGGTTTAATTTATCCAAACACTAAATACGCAGATGATGTCAAAGAGAATAACGTTGAATCAGCCATTGAAGGTGCTTCTTGGAAAGGTGAACTTTACGGCTATCCTTATGGTGTTGAATCACAATTCCTTTACTACAATAAATCAAAATTATCTGAAGATGATGTGAAAACTTGGGAAAGCCTAACATCTAAAGGTAAATTAGGCGCAAACTTTGGAGAAGCTGGTGCCAATTATGTCTTCGCTCCATTATTTATGAGTAACGGTTTACACTTATACGGTGAAAATGGTGAAGATTCAAAAGGAACAGACTTTAATACAGAACCTGGTATTCAAGTTATGCAATGGATTGCTGATCAAAAAAATAATCCTGGTGTTGTTCAATCAAACGCTGAAACTTTAGCAAGCTTACAATCTGGTAAAATTGATGCCTTCTTATCTGGTCCTTGGTCTAAAAATGACGTTATCAAAGCCATTGGCGATGATATGGCAGTAGCTGCTTACCCAACTGTTGACTTTGGTAATGGTCCAGTACAACAAAAAGCCTTCATGGGTGTAAAACTATTTGCTGTAAACCAACAAACAGAAGCTCCTTTAGCAGCAATGGCGTTAGCTGACTATATCAGTAATGAAAGCTCACAACTTACTGTCTTTGAAAGTAACGGAATCGTTCCTTCAAACAAAGCAGCTCAAGAAAGTGACACTGTCAAAGCGGATGCTGTCTCTACTGCTGTAGTTGAAATGACTCAACCAACACACACCGTTGTAATGCCTAAAATTCCTGAAATCGTATCATTCTGGCCAGCAATGGATGCTGTAATCAATGATACTTACAAAGGAAAAATCAAACCAGCTGATTATCAATCAAAATTAGACAAACTAATCAATGATGTAGGTACTCCAGCAGAATAA
- a CDS encoding glycoside hydrolase family 13 protein — MNTAAIYHRPESEFAYLYDEKTMHVRLRTARGDVREVSLLHGDPYLLNKEKWHKKPLRMTLLMSTDLYDYWFVEVTAPYKRLSYAFSLVGVDGLPVFYGDHGVYPLTDKFLEMPNNYFRMPFYQEIDRFKAPEWVKETVWYQIFPERFANGDKSNDPEETLPWGSKDPSYKDFFGGDLQGVIDHLDYLEDLGINGLYFCPIFEAYSNHKYDTIDYLKIDPAFGDAETFKNLVEECHKRGIKIMLDAVFNHMGDTSPQWQDVLKNGEESKYADWFHVNEFPASYKEGSFFEEATDITYDVFAFTPHMPKLNTANPEVQEHLLAIARYWIEEFDIDAWRLDVANEVDHAFWKKFRQVCDEAKDDFYILGEIWHSSQSWLQGDEFHAVMNYAFTDAIMGYFVKNELSMSKMVSEMNNQLMLYRDQTNQIQFNVLDSHDTPRLLTETKEDKELMKQVLAFTYIQPGVPCLYYGDEVGMTGGMDPDCRKCMIWEEKEQDLNLHQFTKELISVRKTNQKILSEGTIHWKQVSEDSGVIVFERKLDGVILTGIFNTGTKEVRAEKAGDILLSNLVEASDTTVEVAPRGFALFIQE, encoded by the coding sequence ATGAATACAGCAGCTATTTATCATCGCCCAGAAAGTGAATTTGCTTATCTATATGATGAAAAAACAATGCACGTCCGTTTAAGAACCGCTAGAGGAGATGTTCGCGAGGTTTCTTTATTACATGGAGATCCGTACTTATTGAATAAGGAAAAATGGCATAAAAAACCATTACGTATGACGTTGTTAATGTCGACGGATTTATATGATTATTGGTTTGTTGAGGTGACGGCACCTTATAAACGTTTGTCTTATGCATTCTCATTAGTAGGTGTAGATGGCTTGCCAGTCTTTTATGGCGACCATGGGGTTTATCCATTAACAGATAAATTTTTAGAAATGCCCAATAATTATTTCAGAATGCCATTTTATCAAGAAATTGACCGCTTTAAAGCACCAGAATGGGTGAAAGAAACGGTCTGGTATCAAATTTTCCCAGAACGTTTTGCAAATGGAGATAAGAGTAATGATCCAGAAGAGACATTACCGTGGGGGTCTAAAGATCCTAGCTACAAAGATTTCTTTGGCGGCGATTTACAAGGTGTAATTGATCATTTGGATTATTTAGAAGACTTAGGTATTAATGGTTTGTATTTCTGTCCGATTTTTGAAGCGTATTCAAATCATAAATATGATACAATTGATTATTTAAAAATTGACCCAGCATTTGGCGATGCAGAGACATTTAAAAATTTGGTAGAAGAATGTCATAAACGTGGTATTAAAATTATGTTGGATGCAGTGTTCAATCATATGGGAGATACGTCGCCTCAATGGCAAGACGTCTTGAAAAATGGCGAAGAATCTAAGTATGCTGATTGGTTCCATGTAAATGAATTTCCAGCAAGTTATAAAGAAGGATCATTCTTTGAAGAAGCAACAGATATTACGTATGATGTGTTTGCTTTTACGCCCCATATGCCGAAATTAAATACAGCTAATCCAGAAGTACAAGAACATCTCTTGGCTATTGCTCGTTATTGGATTGAAGAATTTGATATTGATGCTTGGCGTTTAGATGTTGCCAATGAAGTCGATCATGCGTTTTGGAAAAAGTTCCGTCAAGTTTGTGATGAGGCCAAGGATGATTTCTATATTTTAGGTGAAATTTGGCATTCTTCTCAAAGCTGGTTGCAAGGCGATGAATTTCATGCTGTGATGAATTATGCTTTTACAGATGCCATTATGGGATATTTTGTTAAAAACGAATTAAGCATGAGTAAAATGGTTTCTGAAATGAACAATCAATTGATGTTGTATCGCGATCAAACCAATCAAATACAATTTAATGTTTTAGACTCACATGACACACCACGTCTGTTAACTGAAACAAAAGAAGATAAAGAGTTAATGAAACAAGTTTTAGCCTTTACCTATATTCAACCTGGTGTTCCTTGCCTGTATTATGGTGATGAAGTAGGGATGACTGGGGGAATGGATCCGGATTGTCGTAAATGTATGATTTGGGAGGAAAAAGAACAAGATTTGAATTTACATCAATTTACCAAAGAGCTAATTAGCGTACGTAAAACAAATCAAAAAATTCTTTCAGAAGGAACCATTCATTGGAAACAAGTGTCGGAAGATTCAGGGGTCATTGTTTTTGAACGAAAATTAGATGGCGTGATTCTAACAGGAATTTTCAACACAGGAACGAAAGAAGTTCGCGCTGAAAAAGCTGGTGATATTCTTTTAAGTAATTTAGTGGAAGCATCTGACACAACTGTGGAAGTTGCTCCAAGAGGTTTTGCATTATTTATCCAAGAATAA
- a CDS encoding aspartate-semialdehyde dehydrogenase, giving the protein MESGYRIAVVGATGAVGTKMIEMLEQTVLPIKEVKLLASKRSAGKKATFKGEELVIEELVPESFENVDIALFSAGGGISKQFAPEAVKRGAVVVDNTSHFRMDPEVPLVVPEVNKEALKNHKGIIANPNCSTIQMMVALEPIRQKAGLDRVIVSTYQAVSGAGASAIRELEEQTQAYLNDTPVEELKAEILPCGGDKKHYPLAFNALPQIDVFAEEGYTYEEWKMIRETKKIMEDDTIKVSATCVRIPVASGHSESVYIETKDELTVADIRALMEAAPGVVLEDDPSQQIYPQALNSIGKKETFVGRIRKDVDVDNGFHLWVVSDNLLKGAAWNSVQIAETLHEMDLVRV; this is encoded by the coding sequence ATGGAGTCAGGATATCGTATTGCGGTGGTAGGAGCTACTGGTGCAGTAGGAACAAAAATGATTGAAATGTTGGAGCAAACTGTGCTACCTATTAAAGAGGTAAAATTATTAGCATCTAAGCGCTCTGCGGGAAAAAAAGCTACTTTCAAAGGAGAAGAACTGGTTATTGAAGAATTAGTGCCAGAATCGTTTGAGAATGTTGACATCGCTTTGTTTAGTGCTGGCGGCGGCATTTCGAAACAATTCGCCCCAGAAGCTGTTAAACGTGGTGCAGTTGTTGTTGATAATACTAGCCATTTTCGTATGGACCCAGAAGTGCCATTAGTGGTGCCGGAAGTAAATAAAGAAGCCTTGAAAAATCATAAAGGAATTATCGCTAATCCAAACTGCTCAACAATTCAAATGATGGTTGCTTTAGAACCGATTCGCCAAAAAGCTGGTTTAGATCGCGTGATTGTGTCTACATATCAAGCAGTCTCTGGTGCTGGAGCGAGTGCTATTCGCGAATTAGAAGAACAAACACAAGCGTATTTAAATGACACACCAGTTGAAGAATTGAAAGCTGAAATTTTACCTTGTGGCGGAGATAAAAAACATTATCCATTAGCATTTAATGCCTTACCACAAATTGATGTATTTGCTGAAGAAGGATACACTTATGAAGAATGGAAAATGATTCGCGAAACGAAAAAAATCATGGAAGACGACACAATCAAAGTATCAGCAACTTGTGTACGTATCCCAGTAGCTAGCGGTCATTCAGAATCTGTTTATATTGAAACAAAAGATGAATTAACTGTCGCTGATATTCGTGCATTAATGGAAGCTGCACCAGGTGTTGTTTTAGAAGATGATCCAAGTCAACAAATCTATCCGCAAGCATTAAATAGTATTGGCAAAAAAGAAACTTTTGTCGGACGTATTCGTAAAGATGTTGACGTGGATAATGGTTTCCATTTATGGGTAGTTTCAGACAACTTGTTAAAAGGTGCTGCATGGAATTCTGTCCAAATTGCAGAAACATTGCATGAGATGGACTTAGTACGTGTATAA